A genome region from Streptomyces xanthophaeus includes the following:
- a CDS encoding COX15/CtaA family protein: MASIAIIVTGGIVRVTGSGLGCTDWPMCTGETLAPTAEMGVHGAIEFGNRLLTGLLCAVVGWVIITARLQERPMPAVLRGGWAQFWIVVLNAVVGGVTVWMRLSPYIVAAHFLAATLLLTAAVYTWHAAYADAGAGGGGGGTPGPVPLAAGSVARIRSLSAALVAVTALLVVVGTLATGSGPHAGDSSDVPRMPFDWTAVTVVHGVLAGAALVLAGVLLSALPRDGFGAARRKTVTFLAVLLGQGLVGLVQSVTSLPSLLVMLHLLGSALVWTGVLQVHFTVRRTRFSDSGPLGATPPPRQAPVASAPSRHA; encoded by the coding sequence ATGGCAAGCATCGCGATCATCGTGACCGGTGGCATCGTCCGTGTCACAGGCTCCGGTCTCGGCTGCACCGATTGGCCCATGTGTACGGGCGAGACGCTGGCCCCCACTGCGGAGATGGGGGTGCACGGTGCCATCGAATTCGGGAACCGGCTCCTGACCGGGCTGCTGTGCGCGGTGGTGGGCTGGGTCATCATCACCGCGCGCCTCCAGGAGAGGCCGATGCCCGCGGTGCTGCGCGGGGGCTGGGCGCAGTTCTGGATCGTCGTACTGAACGCGGTCGTCGGCGGAGTGACCGTATGGATGCGGCTGAGCCCGTACATCGTCGCCGCGCACTTCCTCGCCGCCACGCTGCTGCTCACCGCCGCCGTGTACACCTGGCACGCGGCGTACGCCGATGCCGGCGCTGGAGGCGGAGGTGGCGGGACCCCCGGACCGGTCCCGCTCGCGGCGGGGTCCGTCGCGCGGATCCGGTCGCTGTCGGCGGCCCTGGTCGCGGTGACGGCCCTCCTGGTCGTCGTGGGCACGCTCGCCACCGGCTCCGGGCCGCACGCGGGTGACTCCTCCGACGTGCCGCGGATGCCCTTCGACTGGACGGCCGTGACCGTCGTTCACGGCGTACTGGCCGGGGCGGCCCTGGTCCTGGCGGGAGTTCTGCTGTCGGCGCTGCCCAGGGACGGCTTCGGCGCCGCGCGCCGCAAGACGGTCACCTTCCTGGCCGTGCTCCTGGGCCAGGGCCTCGTGGGGCTGGTGCAGTCGGTGACGTCCCTGCCCTCGCTCCTCGTGATGCTCCACCTGCTGGGTTCGGCGCTCGTCTGGACCGGAGTGCTTCAGGTGCACTTCACGGTCAGGCGGACCCGTTTCAGCGATTCGGGTCCGCTCGGCGCCACACCGCCGCCCCGTCAGGCCCCGGTCGCATCCGCGCCCTCACGCCACGCCTGA
- a CDS encoding FKBP-type peptidyl-prolyl cis-trans isomerase codes for MSEPTKPEIEVPEGDAPEELTIRDLVVGDGPEAKPGRVVRVHYVGVTFESGSEFDASWDRGEPFKFAVGGGRVIKGWDRGIRGMKVGGRREIIVPPRLGYRDQSPSPLIPAGSTLVFVVDLLSVV; via the coding sequence ATGAGTGAACCGACGAAGCCCGAGATCGAAGTTCCGGAGGGTGATGCTCCAGAGGAGCTGACCATCCGGGACCTCGTCGTCGGGGACGGTCCCGAGGCGAAGCCGGGCAGGGTGGTCCGGGTGCACTACGTCGGGGTCACCTTCGAGTCCGGATCGGAGTTCGACGCCTCCTGGGACCGGGGCGAGCCGTTCAAGTTCGCCGTGGGTGGTGGCAGGGTCATCAAGGGCTGGGACCGGGGAATCAGGGGGATGAAGGTCGGCGGTCGGCGCGAGATCATCGTTCCCCCGCGCCTCGGCTACCGCGACCAGTCCCCCTCGCCGTTGATCCCGGCGGGTTCCACACTCGTCTTCGTGGTGGACCTGCTCTCCGTGGTCTGA
- a CDS encoding alpha/beta fold hydrolase, giving the protein MDTATVNGIRLEYESRGTGEPVLLISPVLADGFAPLLAEPALTERYRLVRYHKRGWGGSTHSPGPVSVADHAADAIALLDHLGIDRTHVAGHSSGAAVAAQMAQDHPDRIVTVALLELSLLSVPAGEAFFGRAAPAFGAYADGDAERAVGLFLSLVSGMDGERCRALLEDRMPGSVEQAVKDADTFFGTELPALTEWRFGAENAAAIRRPVLSLLGSGTLQLWVEVAEFLRSTVPDIEECVIDDVGHLLHIERPRPVAEALARFLERHPIAC; this is encoded by the coding sequence ATGGACACCGCCACAGTGAACGGCATCCGACTGGAATACGAGAGCCGCGGAACCGGGGAGCCGGTCCTGCTCATCAGCCCGGTCCTCGCCGACGGGTTCGCCCCGCTCCTCGCCGAACCGGCACTCACCGAGCGCTACCGGCTCGTCCGCTACCACAAGCGCGGCTGGGGCGGCAGTACCCACTCCCCCGGGCCGGTCTCCGTGGCCGACCACGCCGCCGATGCCATCGCACTGCTCGACCACCTCGGCATCGACCGCACCCACGTGGCCGGACATTCGAGCGGGGCGGCGGTCGCCGCCCAGATGGCCCAGGACCACCCCGACCGCATCGTGACGGTCGCCCTGCTGGAGCTCTCGCTGCTGTCCGTACCCGCGGGCGAGGCGTTCTTCGGACGGGCGGCGCCGGCGTTCGGCGCGTACGCCGATGGGGACGCCGAACGCGCCGTCGGGCTGTTCCTGTCCCTCGTCAGCGGCATGGACGGGGAGCGCTGCCGTGCCCTGCTCGAGGACCGTATGCCGGGCAGCGTCGAGCAGGCGGTCAAGGATGCCGACACCTTCTTCGGGACCGAGCTCCCCGCCCTGACCGAGTGGCGGTTCGGTGCGGAAAACGCTGCGGCGATCCGCCGGCCGGTGCTGTCCCTGCTGGGAAGCGGGACCCTGCAGCTGTGGGTCGAGGTCGCCGAGTTCCTCCGCTCGACCGTGCCCGACATCGAGGAGTGCGTCATCGACGACGTCGGCCATCTGCTCCACATCGAACGGCCCCGGCCGGTCGCCGAGGCCCTGGCCCGGTTCCTGGAGCGGCACCCGATCGCATGCTGA
- a CDS encoding transcriptional regulator — MTHAAGDGTGLERARHAAACGAWSDAYAGFLLAREAGELDPKGLAELADVAYAAGHLDVTIETWEQLHGELSRLGEDDAAAGAAVRVAMHLLFDTALMAPVRGWLRRAERLLGPPPVTAAHAWFSAVRTFERLLSGDVEAAREWAERAIETGSHTDPAAAAIGRVAQARLVILDGDVGRGLELLDDAGTAAMAGDLDALSTGVVYCEVVCALQGLAQYDLAEQWTEAMERWARTNAIGSLHGRCRVHRAEILRLRGRCASAEQQVLLACEELRPYVRRELGWPLTELGRIRLRRGNRTGAEEALLAAHRLGWDPEPVLSLVRLADGDVGTAAAAIREALARPLPVPSKELPPTSELRRAPLLDAQVRIAVAGADLETARVAARELEEVAVAFESNALAASALRARGEVLLAEGDTSGASAFFTDAVRAWNEVGAPYETAECRLRLADAQRALGNLRAETLEREAARTELDRITRAPAAEELQTDTAEADSFVREGDCWRVVFDGRRVTARDSKGMHHLARLLAAPGREFHVLDLAAADTADPGAAARLARAGDAGPLLDARAKQMYRRRLAEIEDDMEEARADNDIARREQAELERGFLIGELTRAVGLGGRDRHAGAASERARAAVTQAVRKAIGRLRDVLPALGDHLDRTIRTGTYCVYVPDPRVPPSWST, encoded by the coding sequence GTGACCCACGCCGCTGGGGACGGAACCGGCCTGGAGCGGGCGCGGCACGCCGCGGCCTGCGGAGCGTGGTCGGACGCCTACGCAGGGTTCCTGCTGGCCAGGGAAGCGGGCGAACTCGACCCGAAGGGGCTCGCCGAACTCGCCGACGTCGCGTACGCCGCCGGTCACCTCGACGTCACGATCGAGACCTGGGAGCAGCTCCACGGCGAACTGTCCAGGCTCGGCGAGGACGACGCCGCGGCCGGAGCCGCCGTACGGGTCGCCATGCACCTGCTGTTCGACACCGCGCTGATGGCACCCGTACGAGGGTGGCTGCGCCGCGCAGAGCGCCTGCTCGGCCCCCCGCCCGTGACCGCCGCGCACGCGTGGTTCTCGGCGGTGCGCACCTTCGAGCGTCTCCTCAGCGGCGACGTCGAAGCTGCGCGGGAATGGGCCGAGCGGGCGATCGAGACGGGCTCGCACACCGATCCGGCGGCAGCGGCGATCGGGCGTGTGGCCCAGGCGAGACTGGTGATTCTCGACGGTGACGTCGGACGAGGCCTGGAACTCCTCGACGACGCCGGCACGGCGGCGATGGCCGGCGACCTCGATGCGCTGTCGACCGGAGTCGTCTACTGCGAGGTGGTGTGCGCACTGCAGGGCCTGGCCCAGTACGACCTGGCCGAACAGTGGACCGAGGCGATGGAGCGGTGGGCGCGCACGAACGCGATCGGCAGTCTGCACGGCCGGTGCCGGGTGCACCGGGCCGAGATCCTGCGTCTGCGGGGCCGGTGCGCGAGCGCCGAGCAGCAGGTGTTGCTCGCGTGCGAGGAGCTGCGCCCCTACGTGAGGCGCGAGCTGGGCTGGCCGCTGACGGAGCTGGGCCGGATCCGGCTGCGGCGCGGCAACCGGACCGGGGCGGAAGAGGCGTTGCTCGCCGCCCATCGCCTCGGGTGGGATCCCGAACCGGTGCTCTCGCTCGTCCGGCTCGCCGACGGCGACGTCGGCACGGCGGCCGCCGCGATCCGGGAGGCATTGGCGCGACCGCTGCCGGTGCCGTCGAAGGAGCTGCCCCCCACCTCCGAGCTGCGGCGGGCGCCGTTGCTGGATGCGCAGGTCAGGATCGCCGTTGCCGGCGCCGACCTGGAGACGGCGCGGGTCGCGGCCCGCGAGCTGGAGGAGGTGGCCGTCGCCTTCGAAAGCAACGCGCTCGCCGCATCGGCACTGCGCGCCCGGGGGGAAGTCCTGCTCGCCGAGGGTGATACCTCCGGCGCGTCCGCGTTCTTCACCGATGCCGTCCGGGCCTGGAACGAGGTCGGCGCCCCGTACGAGACGGCCGAGTGCCGGCTCCGGCTCGCGGACGCCCAGCGGGCCCTGGGCAACCTCAGGGCCGAGACCTTGGAGCGGGAGGCGGCGCGCACCGAGCTCGATCGGATCACCCGCGCTCCCGCGGCCGAGGAGCTGCAGACGGACACGGCGGAGGCGGACTCCTTCGTCCGGGAGGGCGACTGCTGGAGGGTTGTCTTCGACGGTCGGCGCGTGACCGCACGCGACAGCAAGGGCATGCACCACCTCGCCCGCTTGCTCGCCGCGCCGGGCCGGGAGTTCCACGTGCTCGACCTCGCCGCCGCCGACACTGCCGACCCCGGCGCCGCAGCCAGGCTCGCCCGCGCCGGCGACGCCGGTCCCCTCCTGGACGCCCGCGCCAAGCAGATGTACCGCCGTCGGCTCGCGGAGATCGAGGACGACATGGAGGAGGCCCGCGCCGACAACGACATCGCCAGACGGGAACAGGCCGAACTCGAACGTGGATTCCTGATCGGCGAACTCACCCGGGCCGTCGGGCTCGGCGGGCGCGACCGGCACGCCGGCGCAGCCTCCGAACGGGCCCGGGCCGCCGTCACCCAGGCCGTACGCAAGGCCATCGGCCGTCTTCGCGATGTGTTGCCCGCCCTCGGTGACCACCTCGACCGGACGATCCGCACGGGAACCTACTGCGTCTATGTCCCCGATCCGCGCGTTCCTCCCTCGTGGTCCACGTGA